The Punica granatum isolate Tunisia-2019 chromosome 4, ASM765513v2, whole genome shotgun sequence genome has a window encoding:
- the LOC116204959 gene encoding callose synthase 7 isoform X2, with product MASSSGSKMDSGPARSLSRRMTRAQSVMVDLPNEDSSTVDSELVPSSLAAIAPILRVANEVEKENPRVAYLCRFHAFEKTHKMDPHSSGRGVRQFKTYLLHRLEKEEEETRPQLARNDPKEIQLYYQQFYEKHIQEAEYTKRPEEMAKIYQMASVLYDVVTTVVPSENIDKQTKTYAKEVERRQAQSQHYNILPLFATGVKPAIMELPEIKAALQAIRSVENLPMPRIHPETHVQDETSERPVERVRSVTDILEWLSSVFGFQKGNVANQREHLILLLANIDIRHRHLEDYTELDMATVVELSDKIFKNYRSWCHYLRCKQNIKVPQGADKQQLLLIYIALYLLIWGEASNIRFMPECLCYIFHQMANEVYGILFSNVHPVSGDPYQTAVRDDEAFLRGVITPIYQVLRKEVRRNKGGKASHARWRNYDDLNEYFWSEKCFRLAWPLDQKADFFVRSDDFQPPNERANHGTTGKQKPKTNFVEVRTFWHLYRSFDRMWIFFILALQAMIIIAWSPDGTILAIFDEDVFRDVLSIFITYAFLNFIRATLDIILSLNAWRSMRFSQILRYILKFVVAAAWAVVLPIGYSSLIQNPTGVLRIFHSWGQDWRSASFYYYAVAIFMIPNVLAAILFCVPYIRRTMERSSLLPITILMWWAQPKLYVGRGMHEDMFSLLKYTQFWIMLLISKLAFSYYVEIMPLVGPTKAIMQMRVYNYEWHEFFPRLKDNLGVIVAIWAPIVLVYFMDAQIWYAIFSTLFGGIYGAFSHLGEIRTLGMLRSRFDAVPSAFSQYLLPSSKSEGSKRRDQDESMERRNIAYFSQVWNEFIRTMRMEDLISNRDRDLLLVPYSSSDVTVIQWPPFLLASKIPIALDMAKDFKGKDDDELFRKIRSDPYMHSAVIECYETLRDIIYGLLEDEIDRMVVREIYYEVDICLQQRRFLTEFRMSGLPILSQRLERFLSLLQTDYDDEEIYKSLIINVLQDIMEIIIEDVMMNGHEIYERTNIHLRDSQSNKREQRFEKINIRLMLNKSWIEKVVRLHLLLTVKESAINVPSNLEARRRITFFANSLFMNMPSAPKVRKMLSFSVLTPYYKEDVMYSTEELNRENEDGISTLFYLQKIYPDEWTNFLDRINDEKNEYSDKDKLEQERMWVSFRGQTLARTVRGMMYYRQALELQYFLEFAGDSVFYGGYRTMELPEEEQRAFSDRAQALADLKFTYVVSCQVYGAQKKSTDNRDRSCYTNILNLMLTYPSLRVAYIDEREETVNDKPQKCYYSVLVKGGDKLDEEIYRIKLPGPPTEIGEGKPENQNHAIIFTRGEALQTIDMNQDNYFEEAFKMRNVLEEFQKRRGGPRRPTILGLREHIFTGSVSSLAWFMSNQETSFVTIGQRVLANPLRVRFHYGHPDIFDRLFHITRGGISKASRVINLSEDVFAGYNSTLRGGYVTHHEYIQVGKGRDVGMNQISLFEAKVANGNGEQTLSRDVYRLGRRFDFYRMLSFYFTTVGFYFSSMLTVLTVYVFLYGRLYMVMSGLEREILQSPSIHQSKALEEALASQSVFQLGLLLVLPMVMEIGLEKGFRSALGDFIIMQLQLASVFFTFQLGTKAHFFGRTILHGGSKYRATGRGFVVFHAKFGDNYRLYSRSHFVKGLELLMLLILYEVYGESYRSSKLYLFITFSMWFLVASWLFAPFIFNPSGFDWQKTVDDWADWKRWMGNRGGIGIPPDKSWESWWDEEHEHLKHTNIRGRVLEILLACRFFLYQYGIVYHLDISHHSKNLLVYGLSWVVMLTVLLVLKMVSMGRRRFGTDFQLMFRILKALLFLGFMSVMTVLFVVCGLTISDLFAATLAFLPTGWAILLLGQVSRPLLRRLGVWESVKELGRAYDYIMGVLLFMPIAILSWFPFVLEFQTRLLFNQAFSRGLQISMILAGRKDKNEEKKDPTRSRAPY from the exons ATGGCGAGCTCGAGCGGCAGCAAGATGGATTCGGGCCCTGCCCGCTCCCTCTCGAGGAGGATGACCAGGGCCCAGAGCGTGATGGTCGACTTGCCCAATGAGGACAGCTCTACCGTCGACAGTGAGCTCGTCCCCTCCTCTCTGGCAGCCATCGCCCCGATCCTTCGTGTCGCCAATGAGGTCGAGAAGGAGAATCCTAGAGTCGCCTACCTCT GCCGCTTCCATGCTTTTGAGAAGACGCATAAGATGGACCCCCACTCAAGTGGACGTGGTGTTCGCCAGTTTAAGACTTATCTATTGCACAGGCTGGAGAAG gaagaagaagaaaccagACCACAACTGGCCAGGAATGATCCAAAAGAAATCCAGTTGTATTATCAGCAGTTCTACGAAAAGCACATCCAGGAAGCTGAATATACAAAAAGACC GGAGGAAATGGCGAAGATCTATCAGATGGCCTCAGTACTGTACGATGTGGTGACAACAGTAGTGCCTTCTGAAAATATCGATAAACAG ACAAAAACGTATGCCAAGGAAGTCGAGAGGAGACAGGCTCAGTCTCAACACTACAACATTCTTCCATTGTTTGCCACTGGAGTTAAACCAGCTATCATGGAACTTCCTGAG ATCAAAGCAGCGCTTCAGGCTATACGAAGTGTTGAAAATCTCCCAATGCCCCGAATTCACCCGGAAACCCATGTGCAAGATGAAACTTCCGAAAGGCCTGTGGAGAGGGTTAGATCTGTCACAGATATACTAGAGTGGCTCTCCTCTGTTTTTGGGTTCCAG AAAGGAAATGTGGCAAACCAGAGAGAGCACCTAATTTTATTGCTGGCAAACATCGACATAAGGCATAGGCATCTTGAAGATTATACGGAG TTGGACATGGCCACTGTTGTTGAGCTGTCGGATAAAATCTTCAAGAACTATCGCTCATGGTGTCATTATCTGCGATGCAAACAAAATATCAA gGTGCCCCAAGGTGCGGATAAACAGCAGTTACTGCTCATCTACATTGCTCTTTACCTTCTTATCTGGGGCGAAGCCTCAAACATCCGTTTCATGCCCGAATGTCTTTGCTACATCTTCCATCAG ATGGCAAATGAAGTTTATGGAATCCTGTTTAGCAATGTCCATCCAGTTAGTGGAGACCCATATCAAACAGCAGTGAGAGATGATGAAGCGTTCTTGAGGGGCGTTATTACCCCTATCTATCAGGTTCTCCGGAAG gAAGTTAGGAGAAACAAAGGAGGGAAGGCGAGCCATGCAAGATGGAGAAACTACGATGATCTGAATGAGTACTTCTG GTCAGAGAAATGTTTTAGACTGGCATGGCCACTGGATCAAAAAGCAGATTTTTTTGTACGCTCGGATGACTTTCAGCCGCCAAATGAA AGAGCTAATCATGGCACTACTGGGAAGCAAAAGCCTAAGACTAACTTTGTCGAAGTTCGCACGTTTTGGCATCTGTATAGAAGTTTTGATCGGATGTGGATATTCTTCATATTGGCGTTGCAG GCTATGATTATTATTGCGTGGAGTCCCGATGGTACCATTCTGGCTATTTTTGATGAGGATGTCTTCAGAGATGTTCTGAGCATTTTTATCACTTATGCTTTTCTCAACTTCATAAGAG CAACTCTTGATATCATCCTCAGTCTGAATGCTTGGAGAAGTATGAGATTCAGTCAGATTCTTCGGTACATTCTGAAGTTTGTAGTGGCAGCTGCTTGGGCCGTGGTTCTTCCAATTGGTTATAGCAGTTtgattcaaaatccgacaggAGTCTTGAGGATTTTCCACTCATGGGGCCAGGACTGGAGGAGCGCATCGTTTTACTATTACGCGGTCGCAATCTTTATGATACCCAATGTTCTTGCAGCTATACTCTTCTGTGTTCCTTATATAAGGAGAACAATGGAGCGTTCGAGCTTGTTGCCTATAACTATTCTCATGTGGTGGGCCCAG CCAAAACTTTACGTGGGACGAGGAATGCACGAGGATATGTTCTCACTCCTGAA GTACACCCAATTCTGGATCATGCTACTCATCAGCAAACTTGCATTTAGCTACTATGTTGAG ATTATGCCACTAGTTGGACCGACGAAGGCAATTATGCAGATGCGTGTCTATAACTATGAATGGCATGAATTTTTCCCAAGAT TAAAGGATAACCTGGGGGTTATTGTTGCGATATGGGCTCCAATTGTTCTG GTTTACTTCATGGATGCACAAATATGGTATGCCATATTTTCCACTCTCTTTGGTGGCATATATGGAGCCTTCAGCCATTTGGGTGAG ATAAGAACACTTGGGATGCTGCGATCCCGATTTGATGCTGTGCCTTCAGCATTCAGTCAGTACCTTTTGCCTTCATCAAAGAGCGAGGGATCGAAGAGGAGAGATCAG GATGAGTCGATGGAAAGGAGGAACATTGCATATTTTTCGCAAGTGTGGAATGAATTCATTCGTACTATGAGAATGGAGGACCTGATCAGCAACAG AGACAGAGACTTGCTCCTTGTTCCTTATAGTTCAAGCGACGTCACTGTTATTCAGTGGCCACCATTTTTGCTCGCTAGTAAG ATTCCCATAGCACTTGACATGGCAAAAGACTTCAAGGGAAAGGATGATGATGAGTTGTTTAGGAAGATAAGGAGTGACCCTTATATGCACTCTGCAGTTATTGAATGCTACGAGACTCTCAGGGACATCATCTATGGGCTTCTCGAAGATGAAATTGACAGAAT GGTTGTCCGGGAAATTTATTATGAAGTAGATATTTGCTTGCAACAGCGCAGATTTTTGACTGAATTTCGAATGAGTGGGTTGCCTATTCTTAGCCAAAGGTTGGAAAGGTTTCTGTCTCTCTTG CAGACAGATTATGATGATGAGGAGATATACAAGTCCCTGATAATTAATGTGCTTCAGGATATTATGGAGATCATAATAGAAGATGTCATGATGAATGGCCACGA AATCTATGAGAGAACAAATATACACTTAAGAGACAGCCAAAGCAATAAAAGGGAGCAGAggtttgaaaaaataaatatccgCCTCATGCTGAACAAGTCTTGGATCGAGAAG GTTGTTAGGCTTCATCTGCTTCTTACTGTCAAGGAATCTGCAATTAACGTGCCTTCAAATCTGGAAGCTCGCCGAAGAATTACATTCTTTGCTAATTCGCTGTTCATGAACATGCCGAGTGCTCCTAAAGTGAGGAAAATGCTTTCTTTCAG TGTGTTGACCCCATATTACAAAGAAGATGTTATGTATTCGACGGAAGAGCTTAATAGGGAAAATGAGGATGGAATTTCGACTTTGTTCTACCTGCAGAAAATATATCCAG ATGAATGGACCAATTTCCTTGATCGTATAAACGATGAGAAAAATGAATATTCCGACAAAGACAAGCTGGAGCAGGAACGCATGTGGGTTTCTTTTAGAGGGCAGACTCTTGCTAGGACAG TGAGGGGGATGATGTATTACAGGCAAGCTTTAGAGCTCCAATACTTTTTGGAGTTTGCTGGCGATAGCG TTTTCTACGGTGGCTATAGAACCATGGAGTTACCTGAGGAGGAACAGAGGGCATTCTCTGATAGGGCCCAAGCTCTCGCGGATTTGAAGTTCACTTACGTTGTTTCATGTCAAGTTTACGGGGCTCAGAAAAAATCAACTGACAATCGTGATCGAAGTTGTTACACCAATATATTGAATCTCATGTTAAC GTACCCTTCTTTGCGAGTTGCTTACATTGACGAAAGAGAGGAGACAGTTAATGACAAACCTCAGAAGTGTTACTACTCCGTGCTTGTTAAAGGAGGGGATAAGTTAGATGAG GAAATATACCGAATCAAGCTTCCCGGTCCTCCTACAGAAATCGGTGAAGGAAAACCTGAAAATCAGAACCATGCTATAATTTTCACCAGGGGAGAGGCACTGCAGACCATAGACATGAATCAG GATAATTACTTTGAAGAAGCTTTCAAGATGAGGAACGTGTTGGAAGAATTTCAGAAACGTCGTGGTGGACCAAGAAGACCGACTATTCTGGGCCTGAGGGAGCATATTTTTACAGGAAG TGTTTCGTCGCTAGCTTGGTTCATGTCCAATCAGGAGACTAGTTTTGTCACCATTGGCCAACGAGTTTTAGCAAATCCATTAAG AGTTCGTTTCCATTATGGCCATCCTGATATATTTGACAGACTCTTCCACATCACTCGAGGGGGCATAAGTAAAGCTTCCAGGGTCATCAACTTGAGCGAGGACGTTTTTGCTG GGTATAATTCGACTCTCCGTGGGGGATATGTAACGCATCACGAGTacatccaagtaggaaagggtcgtGATGTGGGAATGAATCAAATATCGCTTTTCGAGGCCAAGGTTGCTAACGGGAATGGCGAACAAACACTCAGTCGTGATGTTTACAGGCTCGGTCGCCGATTCGACTTCTACAGAATGCTCTCTTTCTATTTCACGACTGTCGGTTTTTACTTCAGTAGCATg CTCACAGTGCTCACGGTGTACGTGTTCTTGTATGGACGCTTATACATGGTCATGAGCGGGTTGGAACGTGAGATACTTCAGAGCCCAAGCATACACCAAAGCAAGGCCCTCGAGGAGGCCCTGGCGAGCCAGTCAGTTTTCCAGTTGGGCCTCTTGCTCGTGCTACCTATGGTTATGGAGATTGGTCTTGAGAAAGGTTTCCGCTCTGCCCTGGGTGACTTCATCATCATGCAGCTACAGCTTGCCTCCGTGTTCTTCACATTCCAACTTGGGACAAAGGCCCACTTCTTTGGGAGGACAATCTTACATGGAGGCTCCAAGTACAGAGCCACTGGGCGTGGTTTTGTCGTGTTTCATGCGAAGTTCGGTGATAACTATAGGCTCTATTCTCGAAGCCACTTTGTAAAGGGGCTCGAGCTCCTTATGCTGTTGATCCTCTATGAGGTTTATGGAGAATCATACCGGAGCTCGAAGCTTTACCTGTTCATCACCTTCTCGATGTGGTTCTTGGTTGCTTCGTGGCTTTTTGCGCCATTTATATTCAACCCGTCGGGCTTTGACTGGCAGAAGACAGTGGATGACTGGGCCGACTGGAAGAGGTGGATGGGGAATCGGGGTGGGATCGGGATTCCGCCCGATAAAAGCTGGGAGTCATGGTGGGACGAAGAACACGAGCACCTTAAGCACACAAACATTCGAGGGAGAGTGCTTGAGATATTACTTGCTTGCCGGTTCTTCTTGTACCAGTATGGAATTGTCTACCACCTCGATATATCGCACCACAGCAAGAACTTATTG GTTTATGGACTTTCTTGGGTGGTCATGCTAACCGTTCTCCTCGTCTTGAAG ATGGTATCTatgggaagaagaagatttggGACGGACTTCCAGCTCATGTTCAGGATTTTGAAAGCGCTTCTGTTCCTCGGGTTCATGTCAGTCATGACGGTCCTGTTTGTCGTCTGTGGTCTCACTATATCCGATCTATTCGCCGCCACTCTCGCCTTCTTGCCTACCGGGTGGGCCATCCTTCTG CTCGGGCAAGTGAGTAGGCCATTGCTGAGACGGTTAGGTGTCTGGGAGTCCGTAAAGGAGCTCGGGAGAGCTTACGACTACATAATGGGAGTGTTACTCTTCATGCCAATCGCGATCCTTTCTTGGTTCCCTTTCGTTTTGGAATTCCAGACCCGACTCCTCTTCAACCAGGCATTTAGCAGAGGTCTCCAGATCTCCATGATTCTCGCTGGAAGGAAAGACAAGAACGAGGAAAAAAAGGATCCAACCCGATCGCGCGCCCCATATTAA